atcccccccagccccatatccccccccccagcccccccaaatccctcctgcAGCGCTCAATGGGGGGGCGGCAGCACTTTAATTCCAGCCGGGGGTACAGAACCccgggagggggggtgggtggggggcaaacagccccccccatccccccccccccccccaggggggtgcGGGGTGTCTcaggccccccccgggggggtgtcggggggtggggggggctccttCTGCACCAGGCGGGGCTCGTCCTCgccgcggggtggggggtgcacCAGCACCCGGTCCAGGAGCCCGAACTCCTGCGCCTCCACGGGGCTGAGGTACCGGTCCCGCTCCATCGCCGCCTCTGAAGTAAcgtgggggggtcgggggggtcagggggggtcgggggggggttgctgtgggggggtcggggcctggggggggtggtCTCACCGATGACGGCCAGGGGCTGCCCGGTGTGTTTGGCGTAGAGGCCATTGATCTGGCGCTTGAGCTGCAGGATCTCCTCCGCCTGGATGGCGATGTCGGTGGCCTGgccctggggggcgggggggggaaacggATCACCGGGGGGGGGGTTTAGGTGATCccaaacccccccacaccccggaGGGGcctgaaccccccccccaggggcccCATCCTGTCCACAGGGGGGGGATCCCCGAGTCGGAGGGGGCGTGTGTCCCATCTTCCCTACCCCcttgggggtgcccccccccccgtacccTTTACTCCCACAGGGTGTGTTGCCCCCCCCGCCGTTGCCCCCCCACTCCACACCCatgcccaccccccccaccatgggtTGGTGCCCCCCACTGCCCACCCCGCCATGGGGTGCCCCCCCCTTGTACCTGTGCCCCCGCCGAGGGCTGTCTTGCCCCCCCTCAACGGTTCCTCCCCACCACAGCGTCCCCCCCGtaccccttgcccccccccccgccatggtgGCCCCCCCGTACCCCTTGCCCCCCCCCATggttccccccccgccaccgtcCCCCCACCCTGTACCCGTGCCCCCCCAAGGGACATCTTGCCCCCTGCCACATGGTTCACCCCCCCATCCATTGCCCCCCCCTGTGGTGTCCCCCCCCGTACCCGTGCCCCCCCCGAGGGCTGTCTTGCCCCCCTCCCACGGTTCCCCCCCTCCGGTGCCCCCCCCGTACCCGTGTCCGCCCCCATGGTCCCCCCCTCCTGCACCCGTTGCCCCCCCGAGGGCtgtcttgcccccccccccccgagttttCCCCCCctccggtgccccccccccataccTGTGTCCCCCCCGAGGGCTGTCTTGCCCCCCTCCCACGGTTCCCCCCCTGCCGGTGACCACCCCGTACCCGTGTCCGCCCCCATGGTTCCCCCCTCCTGCACCCGTTGCCCCCCCGAGGGCTGtcgtacccccccccccccgtacccgTGCCCCCCCCGAGGGCTGGTGCACCATGATGCGGGCGTTGGGCAGGGCGTGGCGCTGGCCCGGGGCCCCCccggccagcagcagggagcccaTGCTGGCCGCCTGCCCCACGCACCAGGTGCACACGGGGTTCAGCACGTACTGCATCGTGTCGTAGATCGCCAGCCCCGACGTCACCGCCCCGCCTGCGCCGCGCCGTGACGTCACACTGACGTCACACACACAGGGCCACACCCCCTCCGAGCCacaccccccccagagccacACCCCCTAGGACCCCCTTagaccccccccaagcccctcccatcccccacacaccccccacaaatccccccccaggacccccttaaaccccccccagctcccccccacaACCCTTGGACCCCAttacaccccccccagcccccctgacccccccaaacccccttagaacccccccaaaacctctcccatccccccagagcccccccaaatctccccaagCCCCCCTTAaacccctcacagccccccccacacacacccactaggcccccttagacccccccagccctgcccccccaccccctaagACCCCATTagactccccccagcccccctccccacctcct
This region of Larus michahellis unplaced genomic scaffold, bLarMic1.1 SCAFFOLD_514, whole genome shotgun sequence genomic DNA includes:
- the CLPP gene encoding ATP-dependent Clp protease proteolytic subunit, mitochondrial codes for the protein MAAAGPRGTTGNAVLTPCAWPGGRPPAAASTGRCRPAPPPPPPLIPIVVEQTGRGERAYDIYSRLLRERIICVMGPIDDSLASLVIAQLLFLQSESNKKPIHMYINSPGGAVTSGLAIYDTMQYVLNPVCTWCVGQAASMGSLLLAGGAPGQRHALPNARIMVHQPSGGARGQATDIAIQAEEILQLKRQINGLYAKHTGQPLAVIEAAMERDRYLSPVEAQEFGLLDRVLVHPPPRGEDEPRLVQKEPPPPPDTPPGGA